From the genome of Deinococcus sp. AJ005, one region includes:
- the pstC gene encoding phosphate ABC transporter permease subunit PstC, protein MSDPARRLPTRASMSSGSDRVFQYLILALASVIVLVFVVSLYLLGKDSWPALQRFGIDFFTTRTWNPVNGTFGAAAMITGTLVTSFVALIISVPLAIASALFVAEYAPKWLANPVGYLIELLAAIPSVVYGLWALFVIAPVLARWQITFFSPEYPERLALYTKCAGIWANDQTTLQCFFVPSSGAGRGLALAIIILTVMILPYTASVARDVIRLVPADQREAMYALGATKWEVISRAILPYARAGIMGGVILALGRALGETLAVAMVIGDSQDILKSLWGNASTMASVIANQFGDAQELLHRSSVVTLGFILFFVSVAVNLLARVLIGRLTPKGVK, encoded by the coding sequence ATGAGTGACCCCGCCCGCCGCCTGCCCACCCGTGCGTCAATGTCCAGCGGCAGTGACCGCGTGTTTCAGTACCTGATCCTGGCGCTGGCCAGCGTGATCGTGCTGGTGTTCGTGGTCAGCCTGTACCTGCTGGGCAAGGACAGTTGGCCCGCGCTGCAACGCTTTGGCATCGACTTCTTTACCACGCGCACCTGGAATCCAGTCAACGGAACCTTCGGGGCCGCCGCCATGATCACGGGCACGCTGGTGACCAGTTTCGTGGCGCTGATCATCAGCGTGCCGCTGGCGATTGCCAGTGCGCTGTTCGTGGCCGAGTACGCGCCGAAATGGCTGGCAAATCCGGTGGGCTACCTGATCGAGCTGCTGGCCGCTATCCCCAGCGTGGTTTACGGACTGTGGGCGCTGTTCGTAATCGCGCCCGTGCTGGCACGGTGGCAGATCACCTTCTTCAGCCCGGAGTACCCGGAGCGGCTGGCGCTGTACACCAAATGCGCGGGTATCTGGGCCAACGATCAGACCACCCTGCAATGCTTTTTCGTGCCGTCGTCGGGGGCGGGGCGCGGGCTGGCACTGGCGATCATCATTCTGACGGTGATGATCCTGCCGTACACGGCCTCGGTGGCGCGGGACGTGATCCGGCTGGTTCCCGCCGATCAGCGCGAGGCGATGTACGCCCTGGGCGCAACCAAGTGGGAGGTCATCTCGCGGGCCATCCTGCCGTATGCACGGGCCGGGATCATGGGCGGCGTGATTCTGGCGCTGGGGCGGGCGCTGGGCGAGACACTGGCGGTGGCGATGGTGATCGGGGACAGTCAGGACATCCTAAAAAGCCTGTGGGGCAACGCCAGCACGATGGCCTCGGTGATCGCCAACCAGTTCGGGGACGCACAGGAACTGCTGCACCGCTCCAGCGTCGTGACCCTGGGTTTCATCCTGTTCTTCGTCAGCGTGGCCGTTAACCTGCTGGCCCGCGTGCTGATCGGGCGACTGACGCCCAAGGGTGTCAAATGA
- the pstS gene encoding phosphate ABC transporter substrate-binding protein PstS, producing MKKTFLLGLALIATTASAQSLTGAGASFPYPLYSKMFAEYKKDKGVSVNYQSVGSGSGQKQIIERTVDFAGSDNPMSDETLKTAPAKLLHIPTAIGAVVPSYNLPGVTAPLKFTGKVLADIYLGKIKLWNDKAIAALNPGVTIPPLPITVARRSDGSGTTFVFSDYLSKVSSEWKTKVGTGNSLDWPVGTGAKGNDGVAGVVKSTPGALGYVELVYAKQNKLPYGSVQNRAGTFILADNGPASKAAEGVVIPADTRVSITNSPNADAYPIASFTYVIFYQDQKYGNRTEAQATELKKMLSWMTTTGQQYNEPLDYAKLPSNAANKAKSIINSMTYGGKKL from the coding sequence ATGAAGAAGACCTTTCTGCTGGGCCTCGCCCTGATTGCCACGACTGCCTCGGCCCAGAGCCTGACCGGGGCGGGCGCGAGCTTTCCGTACCCGCTGTACAGCAAGATGTTCGCCGAATACAAGAAAGATAAGGGCGTGAGCGTCAACTACCAGAGCGTGGGCAGCGGCAGCGGCCAGAAGCAGATCATCGAGCGCACCGTGGACTTCGCGGGGTCCGATAACCCCATGAGCGACGAGACCCTGAAGACGGCCCCGGCCAAGCTGCTGCACATCCCCACGGCCATCGGCGCAGTGGTGCCCTCCTATAACCTGCCCGGCGTGACCGCGCCGCTGAAGTTCACGGGCAAGGTACTGGCCGACATCTACCTGGGCAAGATAAAGCTGTGGAACGACAAGGCGATTGCCGCCCTGAATCCCGGTGTGACCATTCCCCCGCTGCCGATCACCGTGGCTCGGCGCAGTGATGGCTCTGGCACCACCTTCGTCTTCAGCGATTACCTGAGCAAGGTCAGCAGCGAGTGGAAGACCAAGGTGGGCACCGGCAACAGCCTGGACTGGCCCGTGGGCACCGGGGCCAAGGGCAATGACGGCGTGGCAGGCGTCGTGAAAAGCACACCCGGCGCGCTGGGCTACGTGGAACTGGTGTACGCCAAGCAGAACAAACTACCCTACGGCAGCGTGCAGAACCGCGCGGGCACGTTCATCCTGGCTGACAACGGACCCGCCAGCAAGGCCGCCGAGGGCGTGGTGATTCCCGCCGACACCCGCGTCAGCATCACCAACAGCCCCAATGCCGACGCCTACCCGATTGCCAGCTTTACCTACGTGATCTTTTATCAGGATCAGAAGTACGGCAACCGCACCGAGGCACAGGCGACGGAACTCAAGAAAATGCTGAGCTGGATGACCACCACCGGGCAGCAGTACAACGAACCGCTGGACTACGCCAAGCTGCCCAGCAACGCGGCGAACAAGGCCAAAAGCATCATCAACAGCATGACCTACGGCGGCAAGAAGCTGTAG
- a CDS encoding ABC transporter ATP-binding protein yields MTQPQPTSSPPALELRGITKRFPGVVANDGVDLTVATGEVLALLGENGAGKSTLISILYGLYQPDEGTVQLGGQTVRIGSPAEARKLGIGLVPQHPLLVSRHSVAENLALGGGSGLFPARGVAGRVRELSEKYGLEVDPAARVSDLSPGEKQRVEIIRALLGGARVLILDEPTSVLTPQEASGLFRVMRELRADGRSLIFISHKLDEVLDVADRVTVLRRGKVVGGVPTAGATRESLAELMVGRGVDFTRKRGAAPATTEVLLNVQNLTANGSRGLPALRGVGFTLGRGEVLGVAGIAGNGQSELVEVLAGLHPARGTVTLDGQSLGGGAAERFQGGVAHIPEDRIHSGTVPSMTVADNLALRGYDRSPLARGLARDLKATDERARQDVEQYSVATPGIHTPSRLLSGGNIQKLILARELHGNPRLILAVHPTYGLDIGATDQVHRVLLERTNEGAGVLLVSEDLDELLSLSDRIGVMVGGELRGPFPVSEVTRESLGLLMGGAHPHSVPGADQGVVA; encoded by the coding sequence GTGACCCAGCCACAACCCACGTCCAGTCCGCCCGCGCTGGAGCTTCGCGGCATCACCAAGCGTTTTCCGGGCGTGGTGGCCAATGACGGTGTCGACCTGACTGTTGCTACTGGCGAGGTGCTGGCCCTTCTGGGCGAGAACGGCGCGGGCAAAAGCACCCTGATCTCCATCCTGTACGGCCTGTATCAGCCCGACGAGGGCACCGTACAACTGGGCGGTCAGACCGTCCGCATCGGCAGTCCGGCGGAGGCCAGGAAGCTGGGAATTGGTCTGGTGCCGCAGCACCCACTGCTGGTCTCAAGGCATTCGGTGGCCGAGAATCTGGCGCTGGGCGGCGGCTCCGGTTTGTTCCCTGCGCGGGGTGTGGCGGGCCGCGTGCGCGAACTCTCTGAAAAATATGGGCTGGAGGTAGACCCCGCCGCCCGCGTTTCTGACCTGTCCCCTGGCGAGAAGCAGCGTGTGGAGATCATCCGCGCCCTGCTGGGCGGCGCGCGGGTGCTGATTCTGGACGAGCCGACGAGCGTGCTGACCCCTCAGGAGGCGTCTGGCCTGTTCCGCGTGATGCGAGAGCTGAGGGCCGATGGGCGCAGCCTGATCTTCATCTCGCACAAGCTGGATGAGGTGCTGGACGTGGCGGACCGCGTGACGGTGCTGCGGCGCGGCAAGGTGGTGGGCGGCGTGCCCACGGCGGGCGCAACCCGTGAAAGTCTGGCCGAACTGATGGTGGGCCGGGGCGTGGACTTCACGCGCAAACGTGGTGCAGCTCCGGCGACGACAGAAGTGTTGCTGAACGTGCAGAATCTGACCGCCAACGGCTCACGCGGCTTGCCCGCCCTGCGCGGCGTCGGCTTCACACTGGGGCGCGGCGAGGTGCTGGGGGTGGCTGGAATCGCTGGAAACGGTCAAAGTGAACTGGTGGAGGTGCTGGCGGGGCTGCACCCGGCGCGCGGCACCGTCACACTGGACGGCCAGTCTCTGGGCGGCGGTGCGGCAGAGCGTTTTCAGGGCGGCGTGGCCCACATTCCCGAGGACCGCATCCACAGCGGCACCGTGCCCAGCATGACCGTGGCCGACAATCTGGCGTTGCGCGGCTATGACCGTTCACCCCTGGCGCGCGGGCTGGCCCGTGATCTGAAAGCCACCGACGAGCGGGCGCGGCAGGATGTTGAGCAGTACAGCGTTGCTACCCCCGGCATCCACACGCCCAGCCGCCTTCTCAGCGGAGGCAACATCCAGAAGCTGATCCTGGCCCGCGAGCTACACGGCAATCCCCGGCTGATCCTGGCGGTTCATCCCACCTATGGCCTGGACATCGGCGCAACCGATCAGGTCCACCGTGTGCTGCTGGAGCGCACCAATGAGGGCGCGGGCGTCCTGCTGGTCAGCGAGGATCTGGACGAACTTCTGAGCCTCTCGGACCGCATCGGCGTAATGGTGGGCGGCGAATTGCGCGGCCCCTTCCCGGTCTCGGAGGTCACGCGCGAGTCGCTGGGCCTGCTGATGGGCGGCGCGCATCCGCACAGCGTTCCGGGCGCGGATCAGGGGGTGGTGGCGTGA
- a CDS encoding ABC transporter permease, with product MRFVPLAAPSTARASLVTLASVAVALALCALIFVFYGVSPAEVYSTMLRGTLGDSTGLAEVGRRTIPLLLIGAGLAIAFRAQFFNIGGEGQLLLGAVFAAGTALFVPLPGPVLLPVVFIMGAVGGGLWALIAALLRRLNVNEILSTLMLNYIAIALVTYLIAGPWKGKDVRGYIYTDSFPDAANLPVIAGTQVHWPTLVLGVVVALGLQWLLSRSTFGYALRVVGENPGAARYAGISSARVMTVVALITGGAAGLAGAGEVAGIHHRLLEAGQISLGYGFTAVIVAWLARGNPALCLITAPVMGIILAGGDLLKIDLNMPFRVVDVFSGVILLCLIASEVFVRNRVVWGVRA from the coding sequence ATGAGATTCGTCCCCCTCGCCGCGCCCTCCACCGCCCGCGCAAGTCTGGTCACGCTGGCCTCCGTCGCCGTGGCGCTGGCCCTGTGCGCGCTGATCTTCGTGTTCTACGGCGTCTCTCCCGCCGAGGTCTACTCCACCATGTTGCGCGGCACGCTGGGCGATTCCACCGGGCTGGCTGAAGTCGGGCGGCGCACCATTCCGCTGCTGCTAATCGGCGCGGGGCTGGCCATCGCTTTTCGCGCGCAGTTCTTCAACATCGGCGGTGAGGGTCAGCTCTTATTGGGCGCGGTCTTCGCGGCGGGCACAGCCTTGTTCGTCCCGCTGCCAGGGCCGGTCCTGCTGCCTGTCGTCTTCATCATGGGTGCGGTGGGCGGCGGCCTGTGGGCACTCATCGCCGCGCTGCTGCGCCGATTGAACGTCAACGAAATCCTGTCCACGCTGATGCTCAATTACATCGCCATCGCGCTGGTGACGTACCTGATCGCCGGGCCGTGGAAGGGCAAGGACGTTCGCGGCTACATCTACACCGATTCCTTTCCAGACGCGGCCAACCTGCCCGTCATTGCCGGAACGCAGGTGCATTGGCCCACGCTCGTTCTCGGTGTGGTGGTGGCGCTGGGCCTGCAATGGCTGCTGAGCCGCTCCACTTTCGGCTACGCCCTGCGCGTGGTGGGCGAGAATCCCGGCGCGGCGCGCTACGCGGGCATCAGCTCGGCACGCGTGATGACCGTGGTGGCCCTGATCACGGGCGGCGCGGCGGGTCTGGCCGGTGCGGGTGAGGTGGCCGGAATCCATCACCGTCTGCTGGAAGCCGGGCAGATCAGCCTGGGCTACGGCTTTACTGCGGTGATCGTGGCGTGGCTGGCGCGCGGCAATCCGGCGCTGTGCCTGATCACCGCCCCGGTCATGGGTATCATCCTGGCCGGGGGAGACCTCCTGAAAATCGACCTGAACATGCCCTTCCGCGTGGTGGACGTGTTTTCCGGTGTGATCCTGCTGTGCCTGATCGCCTCGGAAGTGTTCGTGCGAAACCGGGTGGTCTGGGGAGTGCGGGCGTGA
- a CDS encoding ABC transporter permease, giving the protein MDNIVVEALIRALSVGTPLLLACLGAIINERGGVVNLGVEGMMAVGALAAFAVASSSPDANLWLAVGASMLAGAALASLHALATVTLRANQFVSGLALALIGTGAAGLLGKKFEGLPLFNKVNDWNLGGFVINPFTVAALLLAVVMAFYLNSTRSGLTLRSVGENPAAADVLGVNVGAVRIWAVLAGGSLSGLAGAFLALSYRASWADNMTGGLGWIAVALVIFVGWRPLRAVLGALFFGFLYYLQFRLQGNSPVPTEVFNAMPFVLVLVVLALAGLRGQQGDAPAGLGRPYVRGER; this is encoded by the coding sequence ATGGATAACATCGTCGTCGAAGCCCTGATCCGGGCGCTGTCAGTGGGCACGCCGCTGCTGCTGGCCTGCCTGGGTGCGATCATCAACGAGCGGGGCGGCGTGGTCAATCTGGGCGTGGAGGGCATGATGGCGGTGGGCGCACTGGCCGCCTTCGCGGTGGCCTCCAGCAGCCCGGACGCGAATTTATGGCTGGCGGTGGGCGCGTCCATGCTGGCGGGCGCGGCGCTGGCGTCTCTGCACGCGCTTGCCACCGTGACCCTGCGCGCCAATCAATTTGTCAGTGGACTGGCGTTGGCGCTGATCGGCACCGGGGCGGCGGGCCTGCTGGGCAAGAAATTCGAGGGGCTGCCGCTGTTCAACAAGGTCAACGACTGGAATTTGGGCGGCTTCGTCATCAACCCATTCACGGTGGCGGCATTGCTGCTGGCGGTGGTCATGGCCTTTTACCTCAATTCCACCCGTTCGGGGCTGACCCTGCGCTCGGTGGGCGAGAACCCGGCGGCGGCGGACGTGCTGGGCGTCAACGTGGGCGCGGTGAGAATCTGGGCGGTGCTGGCGGGCGGCTCGCTGTCGGGGCTGGCCGGGGCGTTTCTGGCGCTGTCGTACCGCGCGTCGTGGGCCGACAACATGACCGGGGGCCTGGGCTGGATTGCCGTGGCGCTGGTGATCTTCGTGGGCTGGCGTCCGCTACGCGCCGTGCTGGGGGCGCTGTTCTTTGGGTTCCTGTATTACCTGCAATTCCGCCTGCAAGGCAACAGTCCTGTGCCCACGGAGGTCTTCAACGCTATGCCCTTCGTGCTGGTGCTGGTGGTGCTGGCATTGGCCGGACTGCGCGGCCAGCAGGGCGACGCGCCCGCCGGGCTGGGACGGCCCTACGTGCGTGGCGAACGGTAA
- a CDS encoding Gfo/Idh/MocA family oxidoreductase: MQIVLFDRGHWHRPMYLQAFGAVGQPLRDSSVADGDLDRLLKSRPDLVILLGTPQDMLRDVRMSVEAGVAVAVEKPVGRNTAELEPLAELAHQRGAFVSVAQPHLLNEFWDVCTPESGGPLSHLRFRLVNGSPERYAAWGVPWVMQTEVAGGGALRNLGVHGVSAFLKATIGEVQIHSCVLSRRLYHTEAEEYAAVTLSVGGVIGQIEVGYTAALDDASDFELSGHRLNLSVRDDGQALTVFDRHSGQTCVQPALPLARRYEQFAAATVRALEAGGPAPHSLTDHLAAMRVIDACYARAVWADA, from the coding sequence ATGCAGATTGTTCTTTTTGATCGTGGCCACTGGCATCGGCCCATGTATCTCCAGGCATTTGGGGCCGTTGGCCAGCCTCTGCGCGACAGCAGCGTCGCAGACGGTGATCTGGACCGACTGCTAAAAAGCCGTCCTGATCTCGTGATCCTGCTGGGGACCCCGCAGGACATGCTGCGCGACGTGCGAATGTCCGTCGAAGCTGGGGTGGCCGTGGCTGTTGAAAAACCCGTTGGTCGCAACACCGCCGAGTTGGAGCCCCTGGCCGAGCTGGCCCATCAGCGCGGCGCGTTCGTCAGCGTGGCGCAGCCCCATCTGCTGAATGAATTCTGGGACGTGTGCACGCCAGAGTCGGGCGGACCGCTCTCGCACCTGCGTTTCCGGCTGGTCAACGGCTCGCCGGAGCGGTACGCCGCGTGGGGGGTTCCCTGGGTCATGCAAACGGAAGTCGCGGGGGGCGGGGCTTTGCGGAATCTGGGCGTCCACGGCGTCAGCGCCTTCCTGAAGGCCACTATCGGTGAGGTGCAGATTCATTCCTGCGTCCTGAGCCGCAGGCTCTACCACACTGAAGCCGAGGAATATGCCGCCGTGACTCTGTCGGTAGGCGGGGTGATCGGGCAGATCGAGGTGGGCTACACCGCCGCCCTGGACGACGCCAGTGACTTTGAGCTGAGCGGCCACCGCCTTAACCTCAGCGTGCGTGACGACGGGCAGGCGCTAACCGTCTTTGATCGCCACTCCGGTCAGACCTGCGTACAGCCAGCCTTGCCCCTGGCCCGCCGCTATGAGCAGTTCGCCGCCGCCACGGTGCGGGCGCTGGAAGCTGGCGGTCCCGCTCCCCATTCCCTCACGGACCATCTGGCCGCCATGCGTGTGATTGACGCCTGTTACGCCCGCGCGGTCTGGGCGGACGCGTGA
- a CDS encoding Gfo/Idh/MocA family protein has translation MRVGILGAGWWAEQHAQALATLEGFAVTGVTSGSLESATAFAAQYGGSAYRTAGELLVAPDVDAVLITAPHEYHAPLALQAIASGKPLLLEKPVATNAEDTHAVLNAARAVGVPCLVGFTSHYFPGFSRAKQIIDSGELGRPLSGQSVFQKRWMEANRRDWHLNRERGGGMLLTAGIHALDRLMWLMDAPVQAVSAVIGTHLHDQQADDLASLFLRFAGGGAGMVGSYGYAQGGPINATTILCEAGSLRVTPDSLETGQEDRWTAVPLILPDNLTLAALAQEWLELRAWAESGQLPRVTPEFAGSVMDVVFAAEESARQEREIRLNP, from the coding sequence GTGAGGGTCGGCATTCTCGGCGCAGGATGGTGGGCCGAACAGCACGCGCAGGCCCTCGCCACGCTGGAGGGTTTTGCGGTCACGGGTGTCACCAGCGGCTCGCTGGAATCGGCCACCGCCTTCGCTGCCCAGTATGGTGGAAGCGCCTATCGGACCGCCGGGGAACTGCTGGTCGCCCCAGATGTCGACGCTGTGCTGATCACCGCGCCGCACGAGTATCACGCCCCGCTGGCCCTGCAAGCCATTGCCAGCGGAAAGCCGCTGCTGCTGGAAAAACCTGTCGCTACCAACGCTGAAGATACCCACGCTGTTCTCAATGCGGCGCGGGCAGTGGGTGTGCCCTGTCTCGTCGGTTTCACCAGCCACTATTTTCCAGGATTCAGCCGGGCCAAACAGATCATTGACAGTGGCGAGTTGGGCCGCCCCCTGAGCGGGCAGAGCGTGTTCCAGAAGCGCTGGATGGAGGCCAACCGCCGCGACTGGCACCTGAACCGTGAACGCGGCGGCGGCATGCTGTTGACCGCTGGCATTCACGCTCTGGACCGCCTGATGTGGCTGATGGACGCGCCCGTGCAGGCCGTGAGTGCGGTGATCGGCACCCATCTTCACGATCAGCAGGCCGACGATCTGGCGAGTCTGTTCCTGCGCTTTGCGGGCGGCGGCGCGGGGATGGTAGGCAGCTACGGCTACGCACAGGGCGGGCCGATCAACGCCACCACCATCCTGTGCGAGGCCGGCAGCTTGCGGGTCACGCCCGACAGTCTGGAGACCGGCCAGGAGGACCGCTGGACTGCTGTGCCGCTCATCCTCCCGGACAACCTGACGCTTGCCGCGCTGGCGCAGGAATGGCTGGAACTGCGTGCCTGGGCTGAATCTGGTCAGCTTCCCAGGGTCACACCGGAATTTGCAGGCTCTGTCATGGATGTCGTCTTCGCCGCCGAGGAGTCTGCCCGCCAGGAGCGTGAAATCAGGCTGAACCCATAA
- a CDS encoding N-acetylneuraminate epimerase, whose amino-acid sequence MKTVTLLAALLITTAAAQTQTYPDLPTGIKNGVGGLIGTTIYAGLGTAGQKLYALNLSDSAKGWAEMAAFPGPARDQASAAVVNGKLYVFGGMGKTTPEATTSVFNQVHAYDPASNTWQELKTRAPLEIGGGTAVAQGDRILLFGGVNRNIFNGYFSDIAAAGTDKAASDAVALAYFSGRPQDYFFGKDVQSYIPATNTWQSLGTAPFTGRAGAAISLQGDILTVVSGEIKPGLRTAQAGRATVKDGGVTWSEVPNLPSAADGAVQEGVAGAFTGSSMGAVLVAGGANFPGSTAKFQSGVQYAHQGLTKTWRSDIYALRDGKWSVVGQLPQAQASGISIQRGDEVILVGGELKGGEASTKVFSISLKGDGVEIKD is encoded by the coding sequence ATGAAGACCGTGACCCTGCTTGCCGCACTGCTGATCACCACCGCCGCCGCACAGACCCAGACCTACCCTGACCTGCCCACCGGCATCAAAAACGGTGTGGGCGGCCTAATCGGCACCACCATCTACGCCGGACTGGGAACGGCGGGCCAGAAGCTCTATGCCCTGAACTTGTCGGATTCAGCCAAAGGCTGGGCCGAGATGGCCGCCTTTCCTGGCCCAGCCCGCGATCAGGCATCCGCTGCCGTGGTCAACGGCAAACTGTACGTGTTCGGCGGCATGGGCAAGACCACACCCGAGGCCACCACGTCGGTCTTTAACCAGGTTCACGCCTACGATCCAGCCAGCAACACTTGGCAGGAACTGAAGACCCGCGCCCCCCTGGAGATCGGCGGCGGCACGGCAGTGGCCCAAGGGGACCGCATCCTGCTGTTCGGCGGCGTCAACCGCAACATCTTCAACGGGTACTTCAGCGACATTGCCGCCGCCGGAACTGATAAGGCCGCCAGCGACGCCGTGGCCCTGGCGTACTTCAGCGGACGCCCCCAGGACTACTTCTTCGGCAAGGACGTGCAGAGCTACATCCCGGCCACCAACACCTGGCAGTCGCTGGGGACCGCGCCCTTCACGGGCCGCGCCGGGGCCGCCATCAGCCTTCAGGGCGACATCCTGACCGTGGTCAGCGGCGAGATCAAGCCCGGACTGCGTACCGCCCAGGCGGGCCGCGCCACCGTAAAGGACGGGGGCGTGACCTGGAGTGAGGTGCCCAACCTGCCGAGTGCAGCGGACGGCGCGGTGCAGGAGGGCGTGGCCGGGGCCTTTACCGGTTCCAGCATGGGCGCTGTGCTGGTGGCCGGCGGGGCCAATTTCCCCGGCAGCACCGCCAAGTTCCAGAGCGGTGTGCAGTACGCCCACCAGGGTCTGACCAAGACCTGGCGCAGCGACATCTACGCGCTGCGTGATGGCAAGTGGAGCGTGGTAGGTCAGTTGCCGCAGGCCCAGGCTTCGGGCATCAGCATCCAGCGCGGCGACGAGGTCATTCTGGTGGGCGGTGAACTGAAGGGCGGCGAGGCCAGCACGAAGGTCTTTTCCATCTCCCTGAAGGGCGACGGAGTGGAAATCAAGGACTGA
- a CDS encoding FadR/GntR family transcriptional regulator, giving the protein MAARIPAYRQAQTAIKQYIEDHHLQPGDPLPSEGQLAKDMGMSRLSLREGVKTLEAVGILEARQGEGIYVKAFTFDSIFENLPYSFASDGQSLRDLLQVRTALEEGLVGMVTSKVCPEQIAELDALAQQMVQKACDGQTFEDEDREFHLTLYRPLNNPFLNRLVELFWEVFRRLHGSTGVTHWNLEQTAQDHVAIVAALRAGEAEQLTRAMHGHFRQIKERLDPQTSVDSQTPVQPKPRQPIQK; this is encoded by the coding sequence ATGGCTGCCCGCATTCCCGCATACCGACAGGCCCAGACGGCCATCAAGCAGTACATTGAGGACCACCACCTGCAACCCGGCGATCCCCTGCCCTCCGAAGGTCAGCTTGCCAAGGACATGGGCATGAGCCGCCTGTCGCTGCGCGAAGGGGTCAAGACCCTGGAAGCCGTGGGGATTCTGGAGGCACGTCAGGGCGAGGGCATTTACGTCAAGGCGTTCACCTTCGACAGCATTTTCGAGAACCTGCCGTACTCGTTTGCCAGCGACGGCCAGTCGTTGCGCGATCTGCTTCAGGTCCGCACCGCGCTGGAAGAGGGACTGGTGGGCATGGTGACCAGCAAGGTCTGCCCCGAGCAGATCGCGGAGCTGGACGCCCTGGCTCAGCAGATGGTGCAAAAAGCCTGTGACGGACAGACTTTTGAAGACGAGGACCGCGAGTTTCACCTGACGCTGTACCGCCCGCTGAACAACCCCTTCCTCAACCGACTGGTCGAGCTGTTCTGGGAAGTGTTCCGCCGCCTGCACGGCAGCACGGGCGTGACCCACTGGAACCTGGAACAGACCGCGCAGGACCATGTCGCCATCGTCGCGGCGCTGCGGGCTGGCGAAGCAGAGCAGCTCACGCGGGCCATGCACGGCCACTTCCGGCAGATCAAGGAACGTCTTGATCCCCAGACTTCAGTTGATTCACAAACTCCAGTTCAACCCAAACCACGCCAACCGATCCAAAAGTAA